The following proteins come from a genomic window of Sorghum bicolor cultivar BTx623 chromosome 3, Sorghum_bicolor_NCBIv3, whole genome shotgun sequence:
- the LOC8060312 gene encoding WAT1-related protein At1g09380, translating into MGKNCVPPVAMVLVQLGFAGMNVVSKLALEAGMSPYVLIAYRNLIAAAVISPVAYFVERRSGATITKKVLLQIFFSSIFGATLNQVLYFVGLKSTSPTVACALTNTLPALTFVMAAALKMESVRPGTAAGQAKLVGTAVCVGGSMVIPFYKGPELGLWASPIHWRFAEEHSIAAAPSSAAAGGHAGAAVLGDVLIIASCVAWAVWFILHTKMSEGFSAPYTSTAIMCLMAGVQCAGVSAAMDRSLDVWKLGCDIRLYSVLYIGIVGSGIGFTVMSWCIQARGPLYVSMFSPLLLVIVAVVGWAILGEKIRVGTAVGSVLIVAGLYMVLWGKGREMDRPGVDNDKGDEESAGGAVGLVGFSGKGGGAVAIASSRVDAISLPVFSTTTSSPNKRQQQQLIHG; encoded by the exons atGGGCAAGAACTGCGTGCCGCCCGTGGCCATGGTGCTCGTGCAGCTGGGGTTCGCCGGCATGAATGTGGTGTCGAAGCTGGCGCTGGAGGCCGGCATGAGCCCCTACGTGCTCATCGCCTACCGCAACctcatcgccgccgccgtcatctCCCCCGTCGCCTACTTTGTCGAGAG acGAAGCGGGGCGACGATCACAAAGAAGGTGCTCCTCCAGATCTTCTTCTCCTCCATCTTCGG GGCAACGCTGAACCAGGTGCTGTACTTCGTGGGGCTAAAGTCGACGAGCCCGACGGTGGCGTGCGCGCTCACCAACACGCTGCCGGCGCTGACCTTCGtgatggcggcggcgctgaAGATGGAGTCGGTGCGCCCCGGCACGGCGGCGGGGCAGGCCAAGCTGGTGGGCACGGCGGTGTGCGTGGGCGGCTCCATGGTGATCCCCTTCTACAAGGGCCCCGAACTCGGCCTGTGGGCGTCACCGATCCACTGGCGCTTCGCGGAGGAGCACTCCATCGCGGCGGCGCCGtcgtccgccgccgccggtggccACGCGGGggccgccgtgctcggggacgtGCTCATCATCGCCAGCTGCGTCGCCTGGGCCGTCTGGTTCATCCTCCACACCAAGATGTCCGAGGGCTTCTCCGCGCCTTACACCAGCACCGCCATCATGTGCCTCATGGCCGGCGTGCAGTGCGCCGGCGTCAGCGCCGCCATGGACCGCAGCCTCGACGTCTGGAAGCTCGGATGCGACATCAGGCTCTACTCCGTGCTCTACATC GGCATCGTTGGGTCCGGGATCGGGTTCACGGTGATGTCGTGGTGCATCCAGGCGCGCGGCCCGCTGTACGTGTCCATGTTCAGCCCGCTGCTGCTCGtcatcgtcgccgtcgtcggctgGGCCATCCTCGGCGAGAAGATACGCGTCGGAAC TGCTGTCGGGTCCGTGCTCATCGTTGCCGGGCTATACATGGTGCTCTGGGGCAAGGGCAGGGAGATGGACAGACCGGGCGTCGACAACGACAAAGGCGACGAGGAGAGCGCCGGCGGCGCCGTGGGCCTTGTTGGCTTCAGCGGCAAGGGTGGTGGCGCCGTCGCAATCGCAAGCAGCCGCGTCGACGCCATCAGCCTGCCGGTGTTCTCCACAACCACAAGTAGCCCCAAcaagcggcagcagcagcagctcatcCACGGGTGA